The following proteins are encoded in a genomic region of Streptomyces collinus Tu 365:
- the uca gene encoding urea carboxylase, with protein MTFDTLLVANRGEIASRVIRTARRLGLRTVAVYSDPDRGAEHVRLADEAVRLGPAPAKQSYLDADLVIRAAKDTGAGAVHPGYGFLSEDAGFARRCAEAGLVFVGPTPEQLELFGAKHTARAAAQAAGVPLAPGTGLLPDVAAALTAAEEIGYPVMLKATGGGGGIGMRACRDAGDLADAWEQVQRVAAASFSSAGVFLERLVESARHVEVQVFGDGEGRVVTFGDRDCSLQRRNQKVVEEAPAPNLPDRVRERLTAAARELCASVRYRSAGTVEFVYDAAREEAYFLEVNTRLQVEHPVTEEIYGVDLVEWMLRLAQGDTAVVSAPPAPKGHAVEARLYAEDPSRDHRPSAGLLTRVAFPAGVRVDTWVETGTEVTTSYDPLLAKVVAYGADRAEALDRLDAALAATRLDGIETNLGLVRAALGDAGVRAAAHSTASLAGIGDPTPRVEVVAPGTLTTVQDWPGRTGHWQVGVPPCGPMDDLSFRLGNTALGNAEGAPGLECTLHGPSLRFTHPTTVCVTGAPAPVTVDGTAVPQWEPVTVGAGQTLAVGAPHEHGLRTYVLFAGGVDVPEFLGSAATFVLGRFGGHGGRALRAGDVLHGGERRAGASAVPTDRRPAFGGEWSIGAVEGPHAAPEFFTEDDIRDFYGANWKVHFNSARTGVRLVGPKPRWARTDGGEAGLHPSNIHDTPYSVGAVDYTGDMPVLLGPDGPSLGGFVCPATVVTGQRWKLGQLRPGDTVRFVPVTTEAAAGLRRNPSAAPRADRAPVVDGGILARLPKTGTRPAVTYRRSGDDNLLIEYGPMQLDLALRMRIHALAEALAARCPDGIADLTPGIRSLQVRTDPGVLPLDELLGVVRRVEEELPATDELVVPSRTVHLPLSWDDPATREAIARYMAGVRDDAPWCPWNIEFIRRVNGLETVDEVYRTVFDAEYLVMGLGDVYLGAPVATPLDPRHRLVTTKYNPARTWTAENSVGIGGAYLCVYGMEGPGGYQFVGRTTQVWSGWRQRGAFEPGRPWLLRFFDRIRWYPVEAEELLQLRADIVSGRFVPRIEEGSFSLADHRRFLAENAGSIAAFRARQGAAFDAERAAWEAAGEFARAESAAEVPPPAADIDVPEGGHLVEAEFAASVWQVGVEVGDRVSAGQPLLVLEAMKMESRVPAPADGVVVRVLTRPGSQVEAGTALVVLAPAQNLEAAA; from the coding sequence CGGAGCACGTCCGCCTGGCCGACGAGGCCGTACGGCTCGGCCCGGCCCCCGCCAAGCAGTCCTACCTGGACGCCGACCTGGTGATCCGGGCGGCCAAGGACACCGGGGCGGGCGCCGTCCACCCCGGCTACGGCTTCCTGTCCGAGGACGCCGGCTTCGCGCGCCGCTGCGCCGAGGCGGGCCTGGTCTTCGTCGGCCCCACGCCCGAACAGCTCGAACTGTTCGGCGCCAAGCACACCGCGCGGGCGGCCGCTCAGGCGGCGGGTGTGCCGCTGGCCCCGGGCACCGGACTGCTGCCCGACGTGGCCGCGGCCCTCACCGCGGCCGAGGAGATCGGCTACCCGGTGATGCTGAAGGCGACCGGCGGTGGCGGCGGCATCGGCATGCGGGCGTGCCGCGACGCCGGGGACCTCGCCGACGCCTGGGAGCAGGTGCAGCGCGTGGCCGCCGCCTCGTTCTCCTCCGCCGGCGTCTTCCTGGAACGGCTCGTGGAGTCCGCCCGCCACGTCGAGGTGCAGGTCTTCGGCGACGGCGAGGGCCGTGTCGTCACCTTCGGGGACCGCGACTGCTCGCTGCAGCGCCGCAACCAGAAGGTCGTGGAGGAGGCCCCGGCGCCGAACCTCCCGGACCGGGTACGTGAGCGGCTGACCGCCGCCGCCCGCGAGCTGTGCGCCTCCGTGCGCTACCGCTCCGCCGGCACGGTGGAGTTCGTGTACGACGCCGCACGCGAGGAGGCGTACTTCCTGGAGGTCAACACCCGCCTGCAGGTGGAGCACCCGGTCACCGAGGAGATCTACGGCGTCGACCTCGTGGAGTGGATGCTGCGCCTCGCACAGGGCGACACCGCCGTCGTCAGCGCGCCGCCGGCGCCGAAGGGCCACGCCGTGGAGGCCCGCCTCTACGCCGAGGACCCCTCCCGCGACCACCGCCCGAGCGCGGGCCTGCTCACCCGGGTCGCCTTCCCCGCCGGAGTCCGCGTGGACACCTGGGTGGAGACCGGCACCGAGGTCACCACCTCCTATGACCCGCTGCTCGCCAAGGTCGTCGCGTACGGCGCCGACCGCGCCGAGGCGCTCGACCGGCTGGACGCGGCGCTCGCCGCCACCCGCCTCGACGGCATCGAGACCAACCTCGGCCTGGTGCGGGCCGCGCTGGGCGACGCCGGTGTGCGCGCGGCCGCACACAGCACCGCCTCGCTCGCCGGGATCGGCGACCCCACGCCTCGCGTCGAGGTCGTCGCGCCGGGAACCCTGACCACCGTCCAGGACTGGCCGGGACGCACCGGCCACTGGCAGGTCGGCGTCCCGCCGTGCGGGCCGATGGACGACCTCTCGTTCCGGCTGGGCAACACCGCGCTCGGCAACGCCGAGGGCGCGCCCGGCCTGGAGTGCACCCTCCACGGGCCGTCCCTGCGGTTCACCCACCCCACGACCGTCTGCGTCACGGGGGCGCCCGCGCCGGTGACGGTCGACGGCACCGCCGTACCGCAGTGGGAGCCGGTCACCGTCGGGGCCGGGCAGACCCTGGCGGTCGGGGCGCCCCACGAGCACGGCCTGCGCACGTACGTCCTGTTCGCGGGCGGCGTGGACGTTCCAGAGTTCCTGGGCAGCGCGGCCACCTTCGTCCTGGGCCGGTTCGGCGGGCACGGCGGCCGCGCCCTGCGCGCGGGCGACGTCCTGCACGGCGGCGAACGACGTGCGGGGGCCTCGGCCGTTCCCACGGACCGGCGCCCGGCCTTCGGCGGCGAGTGGTCCATCGGCGCGGTCGAAGGCCCGCACGCCGCACCCGAGTTCTTCACCGAGGACGACATCCGCGACTTCTACGGCGCCAACTGGAAGGTGCACTTCAACTCGGCGCGCACCGGCGTGCGCCTCGTCGGCCCCAAGCCGCGGTGGGCGCGGACGGACGGCGGCGAGGCCGGCCTGCACCCGTCCAACATCCACGACACCCCGTACTCCGTCGGGGCCGTCGACTACACCGGCGACATGCCTGTCCTGCTCGGCCCCGACGGGCCCTCGCTCGGCGGCTTCGTCTGCCCGGCCACGGTCGTGACCGGGCAGCGCTGGAAACTCGGGCAGCTCCGCCCCGGCGACACCGTCCGCTTCGTCCCCGTGACCACCGAGGCGGCCGCCGGTCTACGGCGGAACCCGTCGGCGGCCCCGCGGGCCGACCGTGCGCCCGTCGTCGACGGCGGCATCCTCGCCCGCCTGCCGAAGACCGGGACCCGCCCGGCGGTGACGTACCGGCGCAGCGGCGACGACAACCTCCTCATCGAGTACGGCCCGATGCAGCTCGACCTGGCGCTGCGCATGCGGATCCACGCGCTCGCGGAGGCGCTGGCGGCGCGGTGCCCGGACGGGATCGCCGACCTGACTCCCGGCATCCGCTCCCTGCAGGTGCGGACGGACCCCGGTGTCCTGCCGCTGGACGAGCTGCTCGGCGTCGTGCGGCGCGTGGAGGAGGAACTGCCCGCCACCGACGAGCTGGTGGTGCCCAGCCGCACCGTCCACCTGCCGCTGTCCTGGGACGATCCGGCGACCCGGGAGGCCATCGCCCGGTACATGGCGGGCGTGCGCGACGACGCACCGTGGTGCCCCTGGAACATCGAGTTCATCCGCCGCGTCAACGGCCTGGAGACGGTGGACGAGGTGTACCGCACCGTCTTCGACGCCGAGTACCTGGTCATGGGCCTGGGCGACGTGTACCTGGGCGCTCCGGTGGCCACGCCGCTGGACCCGCGGCACCGGCTGGTGACGACGAAGTACAACCCCGCCCGTACCTGGACCGCGGAGAACTCGGTCGGCATCGGCGGCGCGTACCTGTGCGTCTACGGCATGGAGGGCCCCGGCGGCTACCAGTTCGTCGGCCGCACCACCCAGGTGTGGTCGGGCTGGCGGCAGCGCGGCGCCTTCGAGCCGGGCAGGCCCTGGCTGCTGCGCTTCTTCGACCGGATCCGCTGGTACCCGGTCGAGGCGGAGGAACTGCTTCAGCTGCGCGCGGACATCGTCTCCGGCCGGTTCGTCCCGCGGATCGAGGAGGGGTCCTTCTCGCTCGCCGACCACCGGCGCTTCCTCGCCGAGAACGCCGGCTCCATCGCCGCCTTCCGGGCCCGGCAGGGTGCGGCGTTCGACGCGGAGCGGGCGGCCTGGGAGGCGGCGGGCGAGTTCGCGCGTGCGGAGTCGGCCGCGGAGGTGCCCCCGCCGGCCGCCGACATCGACGTGCCCGAGGGCGGCCATCTGGTCGAGGCCGAGTTCGCCGCCTCCGTCTGGCAGGTCGGCGTCGAGGTCGGCGACCGCGTGTCGGCCGGGCAGCCGCTTCTGGTGCTGGAGGCGATGAAGATGGAGTCCCGGGTCCCGGCCCCCGCCGACGGCGTCGTGGTGCGGGTCCTGACGAGGCCGGGCAGCCAGGTCGAGGCGGGTACCGCCCTCGTCGTCCTCGCTCCCGCGCAGAACCTGGAGGCGGCCGCGTGA
- the atzF gene encoding allophanate hydrolase: MITAVERVRAAYARIARVDRPEVWIGLRPQAEAEADAAAVDAKVAAGERLPLAGTVLAVKGNIDVAGLPTTAGCPAYAYLPDADAPAVARLRAAGAVVLGTTNLDQFATGLVGTRSPYGAVRNAVAPERVSGGSSSGSAVAVALGVADIALGTDTAGSGRVPAAFNGIVGLKPTIGLVPTEGVVPACASLDCVTVFARTLPEAEQALSLMAAPSGRALTPPVERRPGPWRIAVPTAGQLGPLDPGWAEAFRAAARLLADSGAELLTVDLAPFTEAAAMLYEGAFVAERYTAVGAFVDAHAGSPGLDPTVAGIISRAGDVRAHRLYADQRRLESLRLRAMASIGDADALLLPTAPGHPTLAEVAADPLGVNARLGRFTNSTNLFDLAAVAVPAGEVDGLPFGVMLVGPAFTDERLARIAGLLTAPPLPLAVVGAHLSGQPLHGQLLAAGGRLLRTTTTAAAYRLYALDTVPAKPGLVRVGAGGGAVEAEVWRLPAEGLGALAAALPRPMTLGSVELADGSSVTGFLCEPLAVEGARDITSFGGWRAYLRSDPCHEDPRHEDPR, from the coding sequence GTGATCACGGCGGTGGAACGAGTGCGGGCCGCCTACGCGCGCATCGCGCGGGTGGACCGGCCAGAGGTGTGGATCGGCCTCCGCCCGCAGGCGGAGGCCGAGGCCGACGCCGCCGCGGTCGACGCGAAGGTGGCCGCCGGTGAGCGGCTGCCGTTGGCCGGGACGGTGCTCGCGGTCAAGGGCAACATCGACGTGGCCGGGCTGCCGACCACCGCCGGCTGCCCCGCGTACGCGTATCTGCCGGACGCGGACGCCCCGGCGGTGGCCCGGCTGCGGGCGGCGGGCGCGGTGGTCCTCGGCACCACGAACCTCGACCAGTTCGCCACCGGCTTGGTCGGCACCCGCAGCCCCTACGGCGCGGTCCGCAACGCCGTCGCGCCGGAGCGCGTGTCCGGCGGCTCCTCCTCCGGCTCGGCGGTGGCCGTCGCGCTCGGCGTCGCCGACATCGCGCTCGGCACGGACACCGCGGGCTCGGGCCGGGTCCCGGCGGCCTTCAACGGGATCGTCGGCCTGAAGCCGACCATCGGACTGGTGCCGACCGAGGGTGTCGTCCCTGCCTGCGCCTCGCTCGACTGCGTCACGGTCTTCGCCCGTACGCTCCCGGAGGCCGAGCAGGCCCTGTCCCTCATGGCGGCGCCGTCCGGACGCGCGCTGACGCCCCCGGTCGAACGCCGGCCGGGGCCGTGGCGGATCGCCGTACCGACGGCCGGGCAACTCGGCCCGTTGGACCCGGGCTGGGCCGAGGCGTTCCGGGCCGCCGCGCGGCTGCTCGCCGACTCGGGCGCCGAGCTGCTGACCGTCGACCTCGCGCCGTTCACCGAGGCGGCCGCGATGCTGTACGAGGGCGCGTTCGTCGCCGAGCGCTACACCGCCGTCGGCGCCTTCGTCGACGCGCACGCCGGCTCGCCCGGCCTCGACCCGACCGTGGCCGGCATCATCTCCCGGGCCGGGGACGTCCGGGCCCACCGGCTCTACGCGGACCAGCGGCGGCTGGAGTCCCTCCGGCTGCGCGCGATGGCCTCGATCGGCGACGCGGACGCCCTGCTGCTGCCGACCGCACCGGGCCACCCGACCCTCGCCGAGGTCGCGGCCGACCCACTGGGCGTGAACGCCCGGCTCGGCCGCTTCACCAACTCGACCAATCTCTTCGACCTGGCGGCGGTGGCCGTCCCGGCCGGCGAGGTGGACGGGCTGCCGTTCGGTGTCATGCTGGTCGGCCCGGCCTTCACCGACGAGCGGCTCGCGCGCATCGCCGGACTGCTCACCGCCCCGCCGCTGCCGCTGGCGGTGGTCGGCGCGCATCTGTCCGGACAGCCCCTGCACGGTCAACTGCTCGCCGCGGGCGGCCGGCTGCTGCGCACCACCACGACCGCCGCCGCCTACCGGCTGTACGCGCTGGACACGGTGCCCGCGAAGCCCGGTCTGGTCCGGGTCGGCGCGGGCGGCGGCGCCGTCGAGGCCGAGGTGTGGCGGCTGCCCGCCGAGGGGCTGGGCGCGCTGGCCGCGGCGCTGCCCCGCCCGATGACGCTCGGCAGCGTGGAACTCGCGGACGGCAGCTCGGTGACCGGCTTCCTCTGCGAACCCCTGGCCGTCGAGGGTGCCCGTGACATCACCTCGTTCGGCGGCTGGCGTGCGTACCTGCGGTCGGACCCCTGTCACGAGGACCCGCGTCACGAGGACCCGCGCTGA
- a CDS encoding STAS domain-containing protein, with protein sequence MSEGEMTGTEHAGQAGRLSVVTTATDGIRVLAPAGEVDHHTGDTLRDALAARDMARPRIVVDLRQVTFMDSSGINILLAAHLDATATDGGWLRLADVQPTVMRTLDIVGIPHIIPCHPSLQEALTA encoded by the coding sequence ATGTCTGAGGGAGAAATGACCGGCACCGAACACGCGGGGCAGGCCGGCCGGCTGTCGGTCGTGACCACCGCGACCGACGGCATCCGCGTCCTGGCGCCGGCCGGAGAAGTCGACCATCACACCGGCGACACACTCCGCGACGCTCTCGCCGCACGCGACATGGCGCGTCCCCGCATCGTCGTCGACCTGCGCCAGGTCACCTTCATGGACTCCAGCGGCATCAACATCCTGCTCGCCGCGCACCTCGACGCCACCGCCACCGACGGCGGCTGGCTACGCCTGGCCGACGTACAGCCCACCGTCATGCGCACCCTGGACATCGTCGGCATCCCCCACATCATCCCCTGCCACCCCAGCCTCCAAGAAGCCCTCACCGCCTGA
- a CDS encoding ATP-binding protein, which yields MESVPAPDEGAAPDGPDIRTGAALVGDGTDIAQARHLAAGFLTRVQAEHGLPVSQRAMDLTQLVVSELVTNARKYAPGPVLLDLGITGGTVEVVVWDACPVLPVARAADAGRVGQHGLEIVMAVAQGFEARREPVGKRITARIALADDPWGAVCGRLPL from the coding sequence ATGGAGTCAGTCCCCGCGCCGGACGAGGGCGCGGCGCCGGACGGGCCGGACATCCGGACCGGCGCTGCCCTGGTCGGAGACGGTACGGACATCGCGCAGGCCCGTCATCTGGCGGCCGGCTTCCTCACCCGGGTCCAGGCCGAACACGGCCTGCCCGTCTCCCAGCGCGCCATGGACCTCACCCAGCTGGTGGTCAGTGAACTGGTGACCAACGCCCGCAAGTACGCCCCCGGGCCGGTGCTGCTGGACCTGGGGATCACCGGTGGCACGGTCGAGGTCGTGGTGTGGGACGCCTGTCCGGTGCTGCCGGTGGCCCGGGCCGCGGACGCCGGCCGGGTCGGGCAGCACGGTCTGGAGATCGTGATGGCCGTCGCGCAGGGCTTCGAAGCGCGACGCGAGCCGGTCGGCAAGCGCATCACCGCCCGCATCGCCTTGGCGGACGATCCATGGGGCGCCGTCTGCGGACGCCTTCCTCTGTGA